One stretch of Paramormyrops kingsleyae isolate MSU_618 chromosome 4, PKINGS_0.4, whole genome shotgun sequence DNA includes these proteins:
- the pxdc1a gene encoding PX domain containing 1a, which produces MASAVFEGTSLVNMFVKDCWVNGIRRLVVSQRGEEDFFEIRTEWSDRSVFYLHRSYSDLGRLFKRLVESFPEDRGDLSQSPLIDGLVKIKEAGDIEARLNEVERLLKTTIHMPCKYSRSEVVLTFFERSPLDQVLRNDNVYKIQPCFQSPVKISEIMRSNGFCLANTESIVFDQSQPHDEDHPHDEDQPHYEDRPPSTDPAQHLFENSDDFLTVEPDDIHDNPEVYVTNLTYYHLVPFETDILE; this is translated from the exons ATGGCATCGGCTGTTTTTGAAGGCACGTCGCTGGTGAACATGTTCGTGAAGGACTGCTGGGTTAACGGCATCCGGCGCCTGGTCGTCAGCCAGCGGGGCGAGGAGGACTTCTTCGAGATCAGGACGGAGTGGTCGGACAGGAGCGTCTTCTATCTGCACCGCAGTTACTCGGACTTGGGGCGGCTCTTTAAGAGGCTCGTGGAATCCTTCCCGGAGGACAGAGGGGATCTGTCTCAATCTCCGCTCATAGACG GGCTTGTGAAGATTAAAGAGGCTGGTGACATTGAAGCCAGGCTAAATGAGGTGGAGAGACTGCTGAAGACCACCATCCATATGCCCTGCAAG TATTCCAGGTCTGAGGTGGTGCTTACGTTCTTTGAGAGATCTCCGTTAGACCAGGTGTTGAGGAACGACAATGTCTACAAGATCCAGCCGTGTTTTCAGAGCCCAGTCAAAATATCCG AGATCATGAGATCCAATGGATTCTGCCTGGCAAACACTGAGAGCATTGTGTTCGATCAGAGTCAGCCTCATGACGAAGACCACCCTCATGACGAAGACCAGCCTCATTACGAAGACCGCCCCCCCTCCACAGACCCAGCACAGCATCT GTTTGAGAACAGCGATGATTTCCTGACAGTGGAGCCCGATGATATTCATGACAACCCTGAGGTCTACGTCACAAACCTGACCTACTACCACCTGGTGCCCTTTGAGACCGACATCCTGGAGTGA
- the LOC111834069 gene encoding uncharacterized protein isoform X2: protein MSQVQTVYREIPPITLQLPEESTTARLYCSAADGMEARISALVEVFLVKVYRCRACQFTSSLKGRITTHVTERHDRGHPCPPLTCLDRDEGDSLDVKVGVAEDDLDSCTSAYDLEDELHSAAKERDEHMALDRLPFLMPVYSMLQNISPRSCDVSLGPGAEVAHTCEVSTLFEEDEEESSGEEAARFHLEDSSAVELPEPLSCSMGSVSPEAQDQEAQSAHLMSLGLYRISSIKCHPPAGAPESRATSVQLGQDGSESAPDEKVSVPGKAAEDPVLSCIPTQNLKGRRGEQGLAPSLSGRAAEQYSETECHWRGHSKPGRVRAGIPQDFQQRRRRGSGPALAQCARCLAWCRSEREFEQHDRCHVQGGFRCLHCSFTDEAWDEVHKHIVSQHEGPEAAQQDGVGSQSPPPHDPSEREQERGRKRVKRRRRRQREGRKVRGVRDFYCPLCDRKFSTKLTLHRHMGIHQGAKPFGCPHCPYSSRLKASLVQHLRVHTGEKPFQCSRCSYASIDRSSLLRHSRRHTQERPHRCQHCPYSSIQKKSLDLHVRRYHTRESFPCPQCCYSTPDRQLLLRHVRKQHASKSPPPPARPRRPRIAAGGLPPA from the exons ATGAGCCAAGTCCAGACTGTCTATCGGGAGATCCCACCTATCACGTTGCAGCTGCCTGAGGAGAGCACCACTGCCAGGCTGTACTGCAGTGCTGCAGACGGGATGGAGGCCCGGATATCTGCCTTGGTGGAGGTCTTCTTGGTCAAGGTGTATCGCTGCAGGGCTTGTCAATTTACCAGCAGTCTGAAGGGCAGGATCACCACACATGTGACTGAGAGGCATGACCGGGGacatccctgcccccccctgaCCTGCCTGGACCGGGATGAGGGCGACAGCCTGGACGTGAAGGTGGGGGTTGCAGAGGACGATCTGGATAGCTGCACTTCGGCATACGACCTGGAGGACGAGCTGCACTCTGCTGCAAAGGAACGCGATGAGCACATGGCCTTGGACCGTTTGCCTTTTCTGATGCCTGTCTACAGCATGCTGCAGAACATCAGTCCCAGGTCATGTGACGTGAGCCTGGGCCCCGGCGCCGAAGTCGCCCACACGTGTGAG GTGAGCACTCTTTTtgaggaggatgaagaggagagCTCAGGAGAGGAGGCAGCCCGCTTCCACTTGGAAGACAGCAGCGCGGTTGAGCTGCCCGAACCCCTGTCCTGTTCCATGGGGTCAGTCAGCCCCGAGGCTCAGGATCAGGAGGCCCAGTCGGCTCACCTCATGTCCTTGGGGCTGTACAGGATCTCCAGCATCAAGTGTCACCCTCCGGCAGGAGCCCCAGAGTCCAGGGCAACCTCAGTGCAGCTGGGTCAAGACGGCTCAGAGTCTGCCCCTGACGAAAAAGTCTCAGTGCCAGGGAAAGCTGCAGAGGACCCCGTACTGTCATGCATCCCTACACAGAACCTCAAGGGCCGCAGAGGTGAGCAGGGCCTCGCTCCCTCCTTGTCTGGACGGGCAGCAGAACAGTATTCAGAGACGGAGTGTCACTGGAGGGGACATAGTAAGCCCGGCCGGGTCCGCGCCGGCATCCCTCAGGATTTCCAGCAGCGGCGCCGCCGTGGATCTGGCCCAGCCTTGGCCCAGTGCGCGCGCTGCCTGGCCTGGTGCCGCTCCGAGCGGGAGTTTGAGCAGCACGACCGCTGTCATGTCCAGGGCGGGTTCCGGTGCCTTCACTGCAGCTTCACAG acGAGGCTTGGGACGAGGTCCACAAACACATCGTCAGTCAGCATGAAGGTCCGGAGGCGGCGCAGCAGGACGGCGTTGGAAG CCAGTCACCCCCGCCTCACGACCCTTCTGAGCGGGAACAGGAAAGGGGGAGGAAGAGGGTGAAGAGGAGGCGGCGGAGGCAGCGGGAAGGGAGGAAAGTCAGGGGGGTGAGGGATTTCTACTGCCCTTTGTGTGACAG AAAGTTCAGCACTAAGTTAACCCTGCACCGGCATATGGGCATCCACCAGGGGGCAAAGCCCTTTGGCTGCCCGCACTGCCCCTACAGCTCCCGCCTCAAGGCCTCCCTGGTTCAGCACCTTCGCGTGCACACAG GTGAGAAGCCATTCCAGTGCAGCCGCTGCTCCTACGCATCCATCGACCGCAGTTCCCTGCTGAGgcactcacgcagacacacgcaggAGAGGCCGCACCGCTGCCAGCACTGCCCCTACAGCAG CATCCAGAAGAAGAGCCTGGACCTGCACGTGCGCCGCTACCACACGAGGGAGTCCTTCCCCTGCCCCCAGTGCTGCTACTCGACTCCGGACAGGCAGCTCCTGCTGCGTCACGTGCGGAAGCAGCACGCCTCCAAGTCTCCCCCGCCACCCGCCCGCCCCCGCCGTCCGCGGATCGCTGCAGGAGGCCTGCCCCCGGCCTGA
- the LOC111834078 gene encoding protein disulfide-isomerase TMX3-like isoform X5, whose translation MAPEKSVRLCADGASVWMLTALLLSLSTAFAHVEDLDDTFKDNRADDIWLVKFYAPWCGYCRKLEPVWHEIGAELKSSGSSINVGKMDATAYSSVASEFGVRGYPTIKLLKGDLAYNYKGPRTKDDIIEFANRVAGPVVRSLPSRQMFEHILDRHGVVFVYIGGESTLKEKYIEVASELIVYTYFFSALEDAVPPWILLVLESLTCTDLPALH comes from the exons ATGGCGCCGGAGAAGTCTGTGCGGCTCTGTGCAG ATGGCGCGTCTGTCTGGATGCTGACAGCGCTGTTGCTGAGTTTATCTACGGCCTTCGCCCACGTCGAAGACCTGGATGACAC GTTTAAGGACAATAGAGCAGATGACATCTGGTTGGTGAAA TTCTATGCGCCCTGGTGTGGCTACTGCAGGAAACTGGAGCCAGTGTGGCATGAAATCGGGGCAGAGCTGAAGAGCTCAGGCTCGTCGATCAATGTGGGGAAGATGGACGCCACAGCGTATTCCA GTGTCGCCTCAGAGTTTGGAGTGCGTGGGTACCCTACGATTAAACT GTTGAAGGGCGATCTTGCTTACAACTACAAGGGTCCCAGGACCAAGGATGACATCATCGAGTTTGCAAACAGAGTAGCTGG gCCCGTGGTGAGGTCCCTTCCCAGCAGGCAGATGTTCGAGCACATCCTGGACCGCCATGGCGTGGTCTTTGTTTATATCGGCGGGGAATCTACTCTAAAG GAGAAGTACATCGAGGTGGCCTCAGAGCTCATTGTCTACACTTACTTCTTCTCTGCGCTGGAGGACGCTGTTCCCCCT TGGATCCTCCTGGTGCTGGAATCTCTTACCTGCACTGACCTGCCTGCTCTCCACTGA
- the LOC111834069 gene encoding uncharacterized protein isoform X1: MSVSRLTGLSMSQVQTVYREIPPITLQLPEESTTARLYCSAADGMEARISALVEVFLVKVYRCRACQFTSSLKGRITTHVTERHDRGHPCPPLTCLDRDEGDSLDVKVGVAEDDLDSCTSAYDLEDELHSAAKERDEHMALDRLPFLMPVYSMLQNISPRSCDVSLGPGAEVAHTCEVSTLFEEDEEESSGEEAARFHLEDSSAVELPEPLSCSMGSVSPEAQDQEAQSAHLMSLGLYRISSIKCHPPAGAPESRATSVQLGQDGSESAPDEKVSVPGKAAEDPVLSCIPTQNLKGRRGEQGLAPSLSGRAAEQYSETECHWRGHSKPGRVRAGIPQDFQQRRRRGSGPALAQCARCLAWCRSEREFEQHDRCHVQGGFRCLHCSFTDEAWDEVHKHIVSQHEGPEAAQQDGVGSQSPPPHDPSEREQERGRKRVKRRRRRQREGRKVRGVRDFYCPLCDRKFSTKLTLHRHMGIHQGAKPFGCPHCPYSSRLKASLVQHLRVHTGEKPFQCSRCSYASIDRSSLLRHSRRHTQERPHRCQHCPYSSIQKKSLDLHVRRYHTRESFPCPQCCYSTPDRQLLLRHVRKQHASKSPPPPARPRRPRIAAGGLPPA; encoded by the exons ATGTCTGTCTCCCGGTTAACAGG CCTCAGCATGAGCCAAGTCCAGACTGTCTATCGGGAGATCCCACCTATCACGTTGCAGCTGCCTGAGGAGAGCACCACTGCCAGGCTGTACTGCAGTGCTGCAGACGGGATGGAGGCCCGGATATCTGCCTTGGTGGAGGTCTTCTTGGTCAAGGTGTATCGCTGCAGGGCTTGTCAATTTACCAGCAGTCTGAAGGGCAGGATCACCACACATGTGACTGAGAGGCATGACCGGGGacatccctgcccccccctgaCCTGCCTGGACCGGGATGAGGGCGACAGCCTGGACGTGAAGGTGGGGGTTGCAGAGGACGATCTGGATAGCTGCACTTCGGCATACGACCTGGAGGACGAGCTGCACTCTGCTGCAAAGGAACGCGATGAGCACATGGCCTTGGACCGTTTGCCTTTTCTGATGCCTGTCTACAGCATGCTGCAGAACATCAGTCCCAGGTCATGTGACGTGAGCCTGGGCCCCGGCGCCGAAGTCGCCCACACGTGTGAG GTGAGCACTCTTTTtgaggaggatgaagaggagagCTCAGGAGAGGAGGCAGCCCGCTTCCACTTGGAAGACAGCAGCGCGGTTGAGCTGCCCGAACCCCTGTCCTGTTCCATGGGGTCAGTCAGCCCCGAGGCTCAGGATCAGGAGGCCCAGTCGGCTCACCTCATGTCCTTGGGGCTGTACAGGATCTCCAGCATCAAGTGTCACCCTCCGGCAGGAGCCCCAGAGTCCAGGGCAACCTCAGTGCAGCTGGGTCAAGACGGCTCAGAGTCTGCCCCTGACGAAAAAGTCTCAGTGCCAGGGAAAGCTGCAGAGGACCCCGTACTGTCATGCATCCCTACACAGAACCTCAAGGGCCGCAGAGGTGAGCAGGGCCTCGCTCCCTCCTTGTCTGGACGGGCAGCAGAACAGTATTCAGAGACGGAGTGTCACTGGAGGGGACATAGTAAGCCCGGCCGGGTCCGCGCCGGCATCCCTCAGGATTTCCAGCAGCGGCGCCGCCGTGGATCTGGCCCAGCCTTGGCCCAGTGCGCGCGCTGCCTGGCCTGGTGCCGCTCCGAGCGGGAGTTTGAGCAGCACGACCGCTGTCATGTCCAGGGCGGGTTCCGGTGCCTTCACTGCAGCTTCACAG acGAGGCTTGGGACGAGGTCCACAAACACATCGTCAGTCAGCATGAAGGTCCGGAGGCGGCGCAGCAGGACGGCGTTGGAAG CCAGTCACCCCCGCCTCACGACCCTTCTGAGCGGGAACAGGAAAGGGGGAGGAAGAGGGTGAAGAGGAGGCGGCGGAGGCAGCGGGAAGGGAGGAAAGTCAGGGGGGTGAGGGATTTCTACTGCCCTTTGTGTGACAG AAAGTTCAGCACTAAGTTAACCCTGCACCGGCATATGGGCATCCACCAGGGGGCAAAGCCCTTTGGCTGCCCGCACTGCCCCTACAGCTCCCGCCTCAAGGCCTCCCTGGTTCAGCACCTTCGCGTGCACACAG GTGAGAAGCCATTCCAGTGCAGCCGCTGCTCCTACGCATCCATCGACCGCAGTTCCCTGCTGAGgcactcacgcagacacacgcaggAGAGGCCGCACCGCTGCCAGCACTGCCCCTACAGCAG CATCCAGAAGAAGAGCCTGGACCTGCACGTGCGCCGCTACCACACGAGGGAGTCCTTCCCCTGCCCCCAGTGCTGCTACTCGACTCCGGACAGGCAGCTCCTGCTGCGTCACGTGCGGAAGCAGCACGCCTCCAAGTCTCCCCCGCCACCCGCCCGCCCCCGCCGTCCGCGGATCGCTGCAGGAGGCCTGCCCCCGGCCTGA